In Gopherus flavomarginatus isolate rGopFla2 chromosome 1, rGopFla2.mat.asm, whole genome shotgun sequence, a single genomic region encodes these proteins:
- the ACOD1 gene encoding cis-aconitate decarboxylase isoform X1 — translation MWAKTVTENFANVIHGLNASHLTDLVIQRSKRMILDTLGVGLLGTSTEVFHKVIQYSKIYHSDASSTVWGHSDFRLPPLYAAFVNGVAVHSMDFDDTWHPATHPSGAVLPALLALSEVLPQKQKFSGLDLLLAFNVGIEVQGRLMCFSNEASYVPKRFHPPSVVGTIGSAAATAKLLALDQFKCKAALAVAASYAGAPMANAATQTKPLHIGNAARHGLEATCLTSLGLQGNKQILDMESGLGAFYTDYNPRFLPTLQSYSWLLDQQDVAIKRFPAHLGTHWVADAASSLRKYLVESDDSVPFSRIKRIVVKVPDVRYVNRPFPNSEHEARHSFQFAACTALLDGSISIQSFSDQNISRPELKELLSKTKLEHPADNKPSFDNLYCEVNVTLQDGKVFSERCDTFYGHWRKPLSTEDLKKKFHSNASSVLSVEATEGIIETVDNLEKVEDCFVLSAFLKGTQSTKVLSKMCLP, via the exons ATGTGGGCAAAG actgTCACTGAAAATTTTGCTAATGTTATCCATGGTTTGAATGCGAGTCACCTGACAGATCTAGTCATTCAGAGAAGCAAACGGATGATCCTGGATACTCTGGGAGTGGGGCTGCTGGGTACCAGCACAGAGGTCTTCCACAAAGTTATACAATACAGTAAA ATCTACCATTCAGATGCATCCAGCACGGTTTGGGGTCACTCGGATTTCAGACTTCCTCCTCTGTATGCCGCTTTTGTGAACGGAGTAGCT GTTCACTCAATGGATTTTGATGATACATGGCATCCAGCCACACACCCATCTGGGGCTGTGCTTCCTGCTCTGCTTGCTCTGTCAGAAGTCCTTCCTCAAAAGCAAAAATTCTCTGGCCTTGACCTGCTCTTAGCTTTCAATGTAGGGATTGAAGTACAAGGCAGATTGATGTGCTTTTCCAACGAAGCCAGCTATGTTCCAAAAAG gTTTCATCCACCATCTGTGGTTGGTACCATAGGGAGTGCAGCAGCTACTGCTAAATTGTTAGCACTTGATCAGTTTAAATGTAAAGCAGCTTTGGCTGTTGCTGCTTCTTATGCAGGTGCCCCAATGGCTAATGCAGCAACACAAACCAAACCCCTCCACATTGGCAATGCAGCTAGGCATGGCCTGGAAGCAACTTGCTTAACGTCACTGGGCCTTCAAGGAAACAAACAGATCTTGGACATGGAGTCAGGGTTGGGTGCCTTTTATACAGACTATAACCCCCGGTTTCTGCCAACTTTACAATCTTATTCCTGGCTCTTGGATCAACAAGATGTGGCCATCAAGCGCTTTCCTGCTCATCTTGGAACACACTGGGTGGCAGATGCAGCCTCTTCCCTGAGGAAGTACCTTGTGGAGAGTGATGACTCAGTTCCCTTTAGTAGAATTAAGAGAATTGTTGTCAAAGTCCCAGATGTTAGATACGTGAACAGACCTTTCCCTAACTCTGAACATGAAGCCCGGCATTCTTTCCAGTTTGCTGCATGCACTGCTCTGCTGGATGGCAGTATCTCCATTCAGTCATTCAGCGATCAGAACATTTCTAGGCCAGAGTTAAAGGAGCTGCTCAGCAAAACCAAGCTAGAGCATCCTGCCGATAACAAGCCTAGCTTTGATAACCTTTATTGTGAGGTTAATGTCACTCTTCAGGATGGCAAGGTGTTTAGTGAACGCTGTGATACATTCTATGGACATTGGAGGAAACCCTTGAGTACAGAAGATCTGAAGAAAAAGTTTCACTCCAATGCTTCCAGTGTGCTCTcagtggaagctacagaaggcattATAGAGACTGTGGATAATTTAGAAAAAGTAGAAGACTGTTTTGTGTTAAGTGCATTTCTAAAAGGGACACAGTCAACCAAAGTACTTTCAAAAATGTGCTTACCTTGA
- the ACOD1 gene encoding cis-aconitate decarboxylase isoform X2 — MLSKTLTCQTVTENFANVIHGLNASHLTDLVIQRSKRMILDTLGVGLLGTSTEVFHKVIQYSKVHSMDFDDTWHPATHPSGAVLPALLALSEVLPQKQKFSGLDLLLAFNVGIEVQGRLMCFSNEASYVPKRFHPPSVVGTIGSAAATAKLLALDQFKCKAALAVAASYAGAPMANAATQTKPLHIGNAARHGLEATCLTSLGLQGNKQILDMESGLGAFYTDYNPRFLPTLQSYSWLLDQQDVAIKRFPAHLGTHWVADAASSLRKYLVESDDSVPFSRIKRIVVKVPDVRYVNRPFPNSEHEARHSFQFAACTALLDGSISIQSFSDQNISRPELKELLSKTKLEHPADNKPSFDNLYCEVNVTLQDGKVFSERCDTFYGHWRKPLSTEDLKKKFHSNASSVLSVEATEGIIETVDNLEKVEDCFVLSAFLKGTQSTKVLSKMCLP, encoded by the exons atgcTATCCAAGACACTGACATGCCAG actgTCACTGAAAATTTTGCTAATGTTATCCATGGTTTGAATGCGAGTCACCTGACAGATCTAGTCATTCAGAGAAGCAAACGGATGATCCTGGATACTCTGGGAGTGGGGCTGCTGGGTACCAGCACAGAGGTCTTCCACAAAGTTATACAATACAGTAAA GTTCACTCAATGGATTTTGATGATACATGGCATCCAGCCACACACCCATCTGGGGCTGTGCTTCCTGCTCTGCTTGCTCTGTCAGAAGTCCTTCCTCAAAAGCAAAAATTCTCTGGCCTTGACCTGCTCTTAGCTTTCAATGTAGGGATTGAAGTACAAGGCAGATTGATGTGCTTTTCCAACGAAGCCAGCTATGTTCCAAAAAG gTTTCATCCACCATCTGTGGTTGGTACCATAGGGAGTGCAGCAGCTACTGCTAAATTGTTAGCACTTGATCAGTTTAAATGTAAAGCAGCTTTGGCTGTTGCTGCTTCTTATGCAGGTGCCCCAATGGCTAATGCAGCAACACAAACCAAACCCCTCCACATTGGCAATGCAGCTAGGCATGGCCTGGAAGCAACTTGCTTAACGTCACTGGGCCTTCAAGGAAACAAACAGATCTTGGACATGGAGTCAGGGTTGGGTGCCTTTTATACAGACTATAACCCCCGGTTTCTGCCAACTTTACAATCTTATTCCTGGCTCTTGGATCAACAAGATGTGGCCATCAAGCGCTTTCCTGCTCATCTTGGAACACACTGGGTGGCAGATGCAGCCTCTTCCCTGAGGAAGTACCTTGTGGAGAGTGATGACTCAGTTCCCTTTAGTAGAATTAAGAGAATTGTTGTCAAAGTCCCAGATGTTAGATACGTGAACAGACCTTTCCCTAACTCTGAACATGAAGCCCGGCATTCTTTCCAGTTTGCTGCATGCACTGCTCTGCTGGATGGCAGTATCTCCATTCAGTCATTCAGCGATCAGAACATTTCTAGGCCAGAGTTAAAGGAGCTGCTCAGCAAAACCAAGCTAGAGCATCCTGCCGATAACAAGCCTAGCTTTGATAACCTTTATTGTGAGGTTAATGTCACTCTTCAGGATGGCAAGGTGTTTAGTGAACGCTGTGATACATTCTATGGACATTGGAGGAAACCCTTGAGTACAGAAGATCTGAAGAAAAAGTTTCACTCCAATGCTTCCAGTGTGCTCTcagtggaagctacagaaggcattATAGAGACTGTGGATAATTTAGAAAAAGTAGAAGACTGTTTTGTGTTAAGTGCATTTCTAAAAGGGACACAGTCAACCAAAGTACTTTCAAAAATGTGCTTACCTTGA
- the KCTD12 gene encoding BTB/POZ domain-containing protein KCTD12, producing the protein MALADSARGLPNGGGVSPAAGPGSGAAGSSAFPEIVELNVGGQVYVTRRGTVVSVRDSLLWRMFSQQQPGELPRDSKGRFFLDRDGFLFRYILDYLRDLQLVLPEHFPERSRLQREAEYFQLPELARRLAQGRGAAGGGTRPAALYRDGSLCADEPPALLGYLEAEPPEAGGAASAPSPSSSRSPSGGPLLTPSQSLDGGAGRRSGYITIGYRGSYTIGREAQADAKFRRVARITVCGKTALAKEVFGETLNESRDPDRPPERYTARYYLKFNFLEQAFDRLSEAGFRMAACSSTGTCAFAPEQGGPADDKIWTSYTEYVFCRD; encoded by the coding sequence ATGGCGCTGGCGGACAGCGCCCGGGGGTTGCCGAACGGGGGCGGCGTGTCCCCGGCGGCGGGGCCGGGCTCGGGGGCCGCGGGCTCGTCCGCCTTCCCGGAGATCGTGGAGCTGAACGTGGGCGGGCAGGTGTATGTGACGCGGCGCGGCACGGTGGTGTCGGTGCGGGACTCGCTGCTCTGGCGCATGTTCTCGCAGCAGCAGCCGGGCGAGCTGCCCCGGGACAGCAAAGGCCGCTTCTTCCTCGACCGCGACGGCTTCCTCTTCCGCTACATCCTGGACTACCTGCGGGACCTGCAGCTGGTGCTGCCCGAGCACTTCCCCGAGCGCAGCCGCCTGCAGCGGGAGGCCGAGTACTTCCAGCTGCCCGAGCTGGCGCGCCGCCTGGCGCAGGGCCGGGGGGCGGCCGGCGGGGGGACGCGCCCCGCTGCCCTCTACCGCGACGGCTCCCTCTGCGCCGACGAGCCCCCGGCCCTGCTCGGCTACCTGGAGGCGGAGCCGCCCGAGGCTGGCGGCGCCGCCTCGGCCCCGTCGCCCAGCTCCAGCCGCAGCCCCTCGGGCGGCCCGCTGCTCACCCCGTCGCAGTCCCTGGacggcggggcggggcggcgcTCGGGCTACATCACCATCGGCTACCGCGGCTCCTACACCATCGGGCGGGAGGCGCAGGCCGACGCCAAGTTCCGGCGCGTGGCGCGCATCACCGTGTGCGGCAAGACGGCGCTGGCCAAGGAGGTGTTCGGCGAGACGCTGAACGAGAGCCGCGACCCCGACCGCCCCCCCGAGCGCTACACCGCCCGCTACTACCTCAAGTTCAACTTCCTGGAGCAGGCCTTCGACCGCCTCTCCGAGGCCGGCTTCCGCATGGCCGCCTGCTCCTCCACCGGCACCTGCGCCTTCGCCCCCGAGCAGGGCGGCCCCGCCGACGACAAGATCTGGACCAGCTACACCGAGTACGTGTTCTGCAGGGACTGA